The following DNA comes from Papaver somniferum cultivar HN1 chromosome 4, ASM357369v1, whole genome shotgun sequence.
TTTCCCACGaggttttgttactcggaaatttttttaatgagacaacaacaaaacaccgggaagtaatttcctagctaaggctattgtctttccaaCGAGCATTTTCTGCATTAGGAGCTGTGAagaaactagtcaacttcaacagagcaaagtgatcatcaggaacggatcacctttacttgcatctgtcacgttgtactcttttcccttcttcaaggctttgtcccactgggttttccttgtcaaaatTTTAATggggcaacatattcgagtccaactatgttatAAGTTTGtataatattgtactctttttctttagttcgggttttgtccctctgggttttcctaacgaagttttaacgaggcaattaacttagactagtcGGCCCTTGAAGGtcatattgcatgtgatgaactacatgtaaagcacgagacaacatgtgaagtactacatgtgaatagttgtaccaagattttgtcccactaggtgtttccttgtcaaagttttagtgaggcgattgatttcggcacaagtcatcaataAAAGAACGACCTTTGAAGACCTACATTCGAAACACTATACGCGAAACACTACAAACATAGTTCTATTGGACCATACAAGAAGGATTCATTTAACAGTCCTCAATGGAAGTTCAAACGGAGTTCTATTAAAAGGAATGCTGCAAAATTTATCCGTCAATCATTTAATAGTCCTCAATGGAAGTTCACCATGAAATTCATCCAGACACCTAGTCGAACTCATGCATCATTTTTTATTGGTTGTGATTTGCAGGGAGCCCCATAACAATGTGAATCTTATTCTAATGTATGAGAGAGAATACATCTTATTCTAATCTTACGATGAAAAAAACAGAAATCTAATGTTGAGTTGCATACTGTTGCAGTTAGTATCTACAGCTCGTGGTTGTACTCCGTTCGGTCCCACAACCACAACCCTGTAAATTGAAGATATAAAAGATGACCTGGTTAATATCTTGAAATAGAATAGTCTAGATTTTCCAACACATCGCAAAGATGAGAGCACACGACAAATTACTGACCAATTATGTTAACTCAAAATCAGGATAGTGGGCAGATAACTACCAGCCACCACTTGGTGCATCGGTATGAGCGCTTTTCAAATTCCTTGCAAGGAAGAACAAGCATTGTAATATGTTAGTCATGACAAACTCAGTACGCTCTACAAAAAGGGAAGTTATGTAGGACTTTCAGGACTTTCAACTCGTATAACAACGTAACAGTAGTAACATGAACAAAGAGGATTGACCAATCATTTTGGGTGACAAAACAGCAAATGCAGGAAGCACAAGAAGATAACTTTTGAAAGAAATAACAAGCTCTGATCTCCATACCACTTCAATATAAGATCTTCAATATGAAAATGTGCACTGAATCATAGGATACCCACAAAAATGGAACAGCCTCTATAGTAGTTAATGCAAATGTGTCATGCATTCGTGCTTGGATCATTTTGCAGACTTAATTTGGTAAAGAGAAATGTACAGCAAAAAGTATGTCAAAGTATTTATAGTCACAAATAAGTATGGCATTTCTTCATGTAGAATAACTACATGACTCTTATCCCTAAGGTCTTTGTGTGAAGAAATCTCAGATGGTTTCATGGTGTCAGGTTAGCTGCAGACATCATGGATCAATAGCTTGCATCCTAAATGATGTAAATAATAAACAGTCCTACTCACATCTCGAACTATTTTGAAATAGGCAGCAAATGCTTCGATCTACTCTCCTTTTCCCTTCCGTATCCAACATTCTTACTCTAGTATTTGTGCTCATTAACAGTTCAAAACTTCAAGTTATTTAGGAGTTAAGGGGATcaaactaaaaattaaaaaaagacgCAAACACACTCCTGACAGGTGAAAGTAAGAGCAGTACACTGACCCTGACTTTTTGTCTATCTGATTTTCATCAACAAATAATCCTCAAAGAAGAAAGAATCAAAGAGATACACAAAAACATAGGGGTGTTTAGCTTTGTGGCTTAGATGGCTGCAGGGGTGCGGGTCAGATATGCATGGTTCTATACCTCCTAAAAGACTTGCCGAATTGTGTGTAACAGTTGGCTGACGCTAGAGTTAGAATGGAGCATTATGAATAGAGTTAGATATACTATCCTAAATTGAGAATGCAAAACTCTCACAGGCCACATCCTTGTGAAcatgtagagagagagagagagagcaccGATTCAGTTATACCTTGTGCAATGATTGCACTACCCCCAAGCTTGGACAAGATCCAATCCCCATCCACCACATCCCATGCATTTAATTTGCATGAAGAATGGGCTTTGCCCATTTTTGTTGACTGTACTCTTTGAAGCCGTCTCTTTATTGTGCTGCAAGGGAACCTTCTTGAGTGATTCTGGGACCTCCCATTGTGATACACCTGTTTTTGTATTATAGTAGTATCTGCAACCTGTTGGAActtggaagaaaagaactcttaaGTATTTTCCCAACCACAAAATTCATTTAAACTAAATGATAAAAGAATAAAGCAATCTACCACCCACCTGATGCTAATGTCTCAATCCAATCTTGTTGTGGAGGTAAATACAGAGGTTGTGCACTACCAAAATTCTCAGAAGGAATCTCCCATTGGGATTTCCTAGTACTTACGTGATAGTAATATGACGAACCTGTTGCCGGGTCCTTTGCTTCAGCCTGCACATGCAAGAACAAGAAACATGCATATGGCTCCTAGTTTTCATCGAGATATAAGGAGAAAACCTAAGAGAAAGTAAATGCAAAGACTGGGATTGGCTTcacaaactgaaaagaaaatttgaagcaaGAGCTTAAGAAACAACTAGAACAAATACAGAGCTAAGATATGGTGAACATCAACAGTAAAAATACAAAGAAGACTGACCCATCCAGGTAGCAACCTTGTTACAGCATTGGCTTGATTTGATTTCATCTCCAACTTCTGAAAGTCAATTGCTTTAACAAATTACTAGTAAGGTCATCAAATAAACAAGCAGATAAAGAATAGTGGACTTGAATAATGGAATGTCTTGGCACTAGGCAAGGTGATAGGAAACTGCCACACCTAGAGACACCTAAGCATTTCTTAGATGACGTCCAGACACATTCCACATTTTAAACTTCAACATCAACCAATATTGTTTCTTGCGTGACACATTTAATTTTTTCTCAAAATACTAATTTGTCTAGGCAACAACCTAATTTCACCTGGTGACCCTAAGAAACTGAGGCGGAGAATCACTGCCTGAAATAATATAAAGTTAAGAAAGATGTGGCAGGCTTTATACATGTATGTTAGATCGCCTAGGTTTGAGTGACATGGACTATATCCCCAAATGCAAAACTGATAAACCATGTGTTAGGCGTCAATGAACTATAAAGTCAAAGGTTCATTCTTTAGATGTTTCTTTTGCAAGATCTCATTGGCCACTGGAACAGTTTAACCAGGTTTACAACAACTACAAAATCTAAAGAGCATTTTTCATAATAATCTAAACGCAGGCTTAGCTATGCAGAGAGGTTTAAGATGATGACTTCTGGACTCTTAAGGCtatccaaagaaaaagaaaataacgtTACTAAAAAGTTGAAATAGCTTACATTTGGAGATGCTACAGTCCCTTTCCCTGTGTCTTCCTTAAGAGTTCCCCTAGCCTTCGGCCTTTGCTTCGAATATTCAGGCAAGGCATCTAACTCCTCTTTCACAAGCTCTGGTAGAAAATGTTCTTGCTTACTTTTCACCTTAGTAGGTAATTCAACTATTGTACctgaacaaaataagaaaaaactaaTTACTAaaacgaaaagaaaagaaaagaaaaaaaaattaatgagcTAATGAGTGGGTATACAGTATACTTACAAGTTACATTTTTATTAAGAATCGCCTCCAGGCGAATGCTTGTTGGTAGATcggtcaaggactagattaggaaatctagttggttaagaaaaccaagtacttgtgtcctaagtgTAGAAccttaagaggtttgtctcttagagctaagttaggaaaccctatacttgtaggaaagtaatccttgttaaggaatgtgtccagtcctattgatgtgtataaatagcca
Coding sequences within:
- the LOC113272463 gene encoding WW domain-binding protein 4-like → MNKSTHYVRSPLTKIIDSCTIVELPTKVKSKQEHFLPELVKEELDALPEYSKQRPKARGTLKEDTGKGTVASPNKLEMKSNQANAVTRLLPGWAEAKDPATGSSYYYHVSTRKSQWEIPSENFGSAQPLYLPPQQDWIETLASGCRYYYNTKTGVSQWEVPESLKKVPLQHNKETASKSTVNKNGQSPFFMQIKCMGCGGWGLDLVQAWG